In Gottschalkia purinilytica, the sequence ATGATAGTTGTGATAGTAATATAAAACTAATATTACTAAAAATAATCCTATAAATAATCTTTTATAGTTAAATTATATAACAATATAGCACACTAATAAAGTTTAGTGTGCTATATGACTTATATACTATATAACTATTCTATAACCTCTAATATTTCCTCTATATTTTGTCTCGTTTTAGGTCTACTAGGATCTGCCTTTCTATATCCAAACGCAACCATAACAGATATTCCAAATTTATTCTTATCTATTACGCCTTCTCTGTGTAAAAGGTCCTCTGTCTTTTCTCTATCAAATCCTTCAACAGGACAAGAATCAATTCCTATTTGCGCCGCAGCTGTCATAACATTACCTAATAAAATATAGGTTTGTTTACATGCCCAATCAAATAATGTTCTTTCACTTTCTAATAATTTAAATCCACTTTCCTGAAAGTTTTTAAAAACATTTATTCTTGTTTCTAACATTTCTTCTGGTACTTTTTGTATCTCTTTCATAAAGTTATGTATATATTCTGAATCATATCTCATGTCATCCTTTCTAGCAAGAATTACTATAAAGTCACTAGAAGTAGGAAGTTGTTTCTGCGCTCCCCATGTAGTATCTAATAATTTAGTCTTAAGATCATCATTCTTAATATTTATTAGTCTCCATGGTTCAAATCCAAAAGAACTAGGAGATAATCTTGCTGTTTCTAATATAAAATTCATATCATCCTTTGATATCTTTTTAGTTTCGTCAAATTCTTTACATGCATGACGAAAATTAAAAGCATCTAATATTTCTTTTTTCTTAGTTTCTTTATCCATAAACTCA encodes:
- a CDS encoding NAD(P)H-dependent oxidoreductase, with the translated sequence MDKETKKKEILDAFNFRHACKEFDETKKISKDDMNFILETARLSPSSFGFEPWRLINIKNDDLKTKLLDTTWGAQKQLPTSSDFIVILARKDDMRYDSEYIHNFMKEIQKVPEEMLETRINVFKNFQESGFKLLESERTLFDWACKQTYILLGNVMTAAAQIGIDSCPVEGFDREKTEDLLHREGVIDKNKFGISVMVAFGYRKADPSRPKTRQNIEEILEVIE